Within the Desulfatibacillum aliphaticivorans DSM 15576 genome, the region TATTCAGACCGCACTTTCCGGATGGATCGGAGCGGTCCTTAATCCCAGAATTTCCCTCTCCGATTATCCATGCGGATCACCCGCACGTTTCCCTGGCCGCTGATTAGCGAATTCATGGCCCAGCTTGCAATGCTGATGAGCAAGGCACCGAACACCGAGGTCCAGAATCCCACCACTTCAAACCCGGGGATCACGCCCTGGGCCATTTTGAGCATGGCCGCGTTGATGACCAGGGTAAACAGGCCCAAGCTGAGCACGTTGATGGGCAGGGTGAGTATAAGCAGAATAGGGCGGAAAAATGCGTTCAGGGCCGAAAGAACCGCGGCCGCAAAAAAGGCGGAAAAAAATCCGCTCACGTGAATGCCGTCCAACAAGTAGGACACCATGATGATGGAAATAGTCAGAACAAGCCAGCGAATCGCCAATCCCTGCATGGGTTTTATCTCCTTCCAAAGCGCTTGGGTTGCATTGCCTTCATACCTTCTAAAGATAATGCTTTAAGCCAAAAGGTCAAACCACAATGGCAA harbors:
- a CDS encoding phage holin family protein, which gives rise to MQGLAIRWLVLTISIIMVSYLLDGIHVSGFFSAFFAAAVLSALNAFFRPILLILTLPINVLSLGLFTLVINAAMLKMAQGVIPGFEVVGFWTSVFGALLISIASWAMNSLISGQGNVRVIRMDNRRGKFWD